A window of Prolixibacter sp. SD074 contains these coding sequences:
- a CDS encoding MotA/TolQ/ExbB proton channel family protein, with the protein MKKLFALIAVFGMLSFGASVVAFAQEQDTAQAATEQAATDSVSQAQDSEMTADPIEQAAAKAESGRSLHSMLKQYFIQGGPGFMAFVLIALILGLALSIERILYLNLATTNTKKLLANVEDALNSGGIEAAKEVCRNTRGPVASIFYQGLDRFDEGIDVVEKSIVSYGGVQSGLLEKGLSWIALFIALAPMLGFMGTVIGMISAFDAIEVAGDISPSLVAGGIKVALITTVTGLIVAIILQIFYNYCVAKIDSIINSMEDASISLLDMLVKHNLKK; encoded by the coding sequence ATGAAAAAACTATTTGCGTTAATTGCAGTTTTCGGGATGCTTAGTTTTGGCGCATCGGTGGTTGCTTTCGCACAAGAGCAGGACACAGCGCAGGCAGCTACTGAACAAGCGGCTACTGATTCCGTATCGCAGGCTCAGGACTCTGAAATGACCGCTGATCCTATTGAACAAGCGGCTGCCAAAGCAGAATCAGGCAGGTCTCTTCACAGCATGCTTAAGCAATATTTCATTCAGGGAGGTCCGGGCTTCATGGCATTCGTACTTATCGCCCTGATTCTTGGTCTTGCGTTGTCTATTGAAAGGATTCTTTACCTGAACCTCGCCACTACCAACACCAAAAAACTGCTGGCAAATGTAGAAGACGCTTTGAATAGCGGAGGCATCGAAGCTGCGAAAGAGGTGTGCCGCAATACCCGCGGACCTGTTGCTTCTATCTTCTATCAGGGCCTTGATCGTTTCGACGAAGGAATCGACGTAGTTGAGAAATCAATCGTATCATACGGTGGTGTACAATCTGGTCTGCTGGAAAAAGGACTTAGCTGGATTGCACTGTTCATCGCACTGGCCCCGATGCTTGGTTTCATGGGAACTGTAATCGGTATGATTTCAGCATTCGATGCTATCGAAGTAGCTGGTGACATTTCTCCTTCTCTGGTTGCTGGTGGTATTAAGGTTGCACTTATTACGACCGTAACAGGTCTTATCGTTGCTATCATCCTTCAGATTTTCTACAACTACTGTGTTGCGAAAATTGATAGCATCATCAACAGCATGGAAGATGCTTCCATCTCTCTGCTTGATATGCTGGTAAAACACAACCTGAAGAAGTAA
- a CDS encoding biopolymer transporter ExbD — MPRKLPEYNAASLADIAFMLLLFFLVTTTMDVDSGLERKLPPPPPPNQDLSQQPQIKERNVFVVLVNKNDQLLVQGKPMRIRDLRQKAEEFMANPNNDPTLPEKEVKDVPFFGPYEVTKGVISLQNDIGTTYGTYIAVQNELVGAINDLREQLAQQKWGKSYKDLDRDQQKAIQEIYPSRISEAEPKKVGKK; from the coding sequence ATGCCTAGAAAATTACCAGAATATAATGCTGCATCTTTGGCTGACATTGCCTTCATGCTGCTTCTCTTCTTCCTGGTAACAACTACCATGGATGTTGATTCTGGGCTCGAACGTAAGTTGCCACCGCCACCACCGCCGAATCAGGACTTAAGCCAGCAACCACAAATTAAAGAACGTAACGTCTTTGTTGTGTTGGTGAACAAGAATGATCAGTTGTTGGTGCAAGGCAAGCCAATGCGTATCCGCGACCTTCGTCAGAAAGCGGAAGAGTTTATGGCAAACCCGAATAACGATCCAACACTACCGGAAAAAGAAGTGAAAGATGTTCCCTTCTTTGGACCGTATGAAGTGACTAAGGGTGTCATCTCGCTGCAGAACGACATTGGTACCACCTACGGTACCTATATCGCGGTCCAGAATGAATTGGTAGGCGCTATCAACGATTTACGGGAACAGCTGGCACAACAGAAATGGGGAAAATCCTATAAAGATCTTGATAGAGATCAGCAAAAAGCAATTCAGGAGATTTACCCTTCACGAATTTCAGAAGCTGAGCCCAAAAAAGTTGGTAAAAAATAA
- a CDS encoding biopolymer transporter ExbD produces MSKFRKDDKKETPPISTAALPDIVFMLLFFIMVSTTMREVTMKVQVKLPQATELSKLEKKSLVSYIYIGPPQKQYQATLGSEPRIQLNDAFSNVGDIQDFIISEREAHDENEVPLMITSLKVDQYTKMGIVSDVKQELRRVNALHINYSARKRTEKN; encoded by the coding sequence ATGTCAAAATTCAGAAAAGACGACAAGAAAGAAACTCCACCGATTTCGACAGCAGCTTTGCCTGACATCGTATTTATGCTTCTGTTCTTCATCATGGTATCGACCACGATGCGTGAGGTAACCATGAAGGTACAAGTAAAGTTACCACAGGCAACAGAGTTGAGCAAACTGGAAAAAAAATCGTTGGTGAGCTATATCTACATCGGGCCTCCTCAAAAGCAATACCAGGCAACTTTAGGTAGCGAGCCACGTATTCAGCTGAACGATGCATTTTCCAATGTTGGAGACATCCAGGATTTTATTATCTCTGAAAGGGAAGCACACGACGAGAACGAAGTTCCGTTGATGATTACTTCCCTTAAGGTAGATCAATATACCAAGATGGGTATCGTTTCAGACGTGAAGCAGGAATTGAGGAGAGTCAATGCTCTTCACATCAATTACTCAGCCAGAAAACGAACTGAGAAAAATTAA